From Etheostoma spectabile isolate EspeVRDwgs_2016 chromosome 8, UIUC_Espe_1.0, whole genome shotgun sequence, a single genomic window includes:
- the prickle1a gene encoding prickle-like protein 1a translates to MSLSSAAVSAACFQGGARKRDLMMEHKVSKLTSGFQRSSTSDDDSGCALEEYAWVPPGLRPEQVQLYFSCLPEDKIPYVNSPGEKFRIKQLLYQLPPHDNEVRYCQSLSEEEKKELLMFSVQRKKEALGRGTVKLLPRNVLNSICEHCGENINGGEMAVFSSRAGPGLCWHPACFACSTCSEMLVDLIYFYHDGKIHCGRHHAELLKPRCSACDEIIFADECTEAEGRHWHMKHFACFECGTILGGQRYIMKDGRPYCCGCFESLYAEYCEACGEHIGVDHAQMTYDGIHWHATECCFSCAQCKSSLLGCPFLPHQGRIYCSKACSLGEDVHASDSSDSAFQSARSRESRRSVRMGKSSRSADQCRQSLLFSPSVNYKFPGFSGNADDTLTNKLAHMNLSDEHFWRGRGEETEAPEDQEEEWAEHEDYMTQLLLKFGEHEVFQQANDSRPTDLWITEKDAKSKQESSKAGSGGGGRGSLASKKYQADMYWAQSQDGLGDSAYGSHPGPASSRKIQELELDHGAGGGFQGEEPQWYNDSLECITDEFKKTDQSVRDSMDSLALSNITGASVDGDSRPLVYSLQGFHELETEDCEKTSNMGTLNSSMLHRSANSLKSLVSEQEENVPEEEEVPLPEDRPKPYIPALRRTRSQSRPQQVKFSDDVVDNGNCDLPVRQPPMSERTRRRVYHFEEQGQELSSGRHHHHHRRRRSRKSRSDNALNLLPKERAQMCYKVDHRGNALGPKRQQVFNGHPSPAVMSDCGLQGQAMGRFLELYGDDDDWCSTCSSSSSDSEEEGFFLGQPIPQPRPHRHYYTDDLPSPMAGMSSPPYGLRTKSKKKKGHKGKNCIIS, encoded by the exons GTCCAGTTATATTTCTCCTGTCTGCCTGAGGATAAGATCCCCTATGTGAACAGTCCTGGAGAGAAGTTTAGAATCAAGCAGCTCCTCTACCAACTTCCACCGCATGATAATGAG GTGCGTTACTGCCAGTCCCTCagtgaggaggagaagaaggagctACTTATGTTCAGTGTCCAGAGGAAGAAGGAAGCACTGGGGAGAGGCACAGTGAAACTGCTGCCCCGCAATGTTCTGAACAGCATTTGTGAGCAT TGTGGTGAAAACATCAATGGTGGAGAAATGGCAGTGTTCTCCTCGAGGGCAGGCCCTGGGCTGTGCTGGCACCCTGCATGTTTTGCCTGCTCCACATGCAGCGAAATGCTGGTGGATTTGATCTACTTCTACCATGATGGAAAGATCCACTGTGGAAGGCACCATGCTGAGCTACTCAAACCACGCTGCTCAGCCTGCGACGAG ATTATCTTTGCTGATGAGTGCACAGAAGCAGAGGGGCGCCATTGGCACATGAAGCATTTTGCCTGCTTTGAATGTGGAACAATCCTGGGGGGGCAGCGCTATATCATGAAGGACGGCAGACCCTACTGTTGTGGCTGCTTTGAGTCTCTCTATGCTGAGTACTGTGAGGCCTGTGGAGAACACATTG GTGTTGATCATGCTCAGATGACTTATGATGGGATCCACTGGCATGCCACTGAATGCTGCTTCAGCTGTGCCCAGTGTAAGAGCTCTCTGCTGGGCTGCCCCTTCCTGCCACACCAGGGCCGTATTTACTGCTCCAAGGCCTGCAGCCTCGGGGAAGACGTGCATGCCTCTGACTCCTCCGACTCTGCCTTCCAGTCAGCACGTTCACGTGAATCCCGCCGCAGTGTGCGAATGGGTAAGAGCAGTCGCTCAGCCGATCAATGCCGACAGTCGCTCCTCTTCTCACCCTCTGTCAACTATAAGTTCCCCGGCTTCAGTGGAAACGCTGACGACACCCTGACCAACAAGCTTGCCCACATGAACTTATCTGATGAGCATTTCTGGAGGGGACGCGGTGAGGAGACTGAGGCCCCTGAGGACCAAGAGGAGGAGTGGGCTGAGCATGAAGACTACATGACTCAGCTGCTATTAAAGTTTGGAGAACATGAGGTCTTTCAGCAAGCCAATGACTCCAGACCCACAGATTTATGGATCACTGAAAAGGATGCCAAGTCGAAGCAGGAGTCATCAAAAGCTGGCAGTGGTGGGGGAGGAAGGGGTAGCCTGGCCAGTAAGAAGTACCAGGCTGACATGTACTGGGCCCAGTCACAAGATGGGCTAGGGGATTCTGCCTATGGTAGCCACCCAGGTCCGGCGAGCAGCAGAAAGATCCAGGAGTTGGAGCTGGATCATGGGGCTGGAGGAGGCTTCCAGGGAGAGGAGCCACAATGGTATAATGACTCTTTGGAGTGCATCACTGACGAGTTCAAGAAGACAGATCAGAGTGTCCGAGACTCTATGGACTCACTGGCACTCTCCAATATTACCG GGGCTTCAGTAGATGGTGATAGTAGACCTTTGGTATATTCCCTGCAAGGCTTTCATGAACTGGAGACAGAAGACTGTGAGAAAACCAGCAATATGGGAACCCTCAACTCCTCTATGCTACACAGAAGTGCAAATTCCCTGAAGAGCCTTGTATCGGAGCAGGAGGAAAATGTTCCAGAAGAAGAGGAGGTGCCTCTCCCAGAGGACAGACCCAAACCTTACATCCCTGCCCTAAGGAGAACACGCTCACAATCTAGGCCGCAGCAAGTCAAGTTCTCTGATGACGTGGTGGACAATGGCAACTGTGACCTCCCAGTGCGCCAACCACCTATGAGTGAACGGACTCGCCGGAGGGTGTACCACTTTGAGGAACAGGGCCAGGAACTTTCCTCTGGTcgccaccatcatcatcacagGAGGCGTCGCAGTCGCAAGTCTCGCTCTGACAATGCTCTTAACCTTCTGCCCAAGGAGAGAGCCCAAATGTGCTACAAAGTGGACCATAGAGGGAACGCCCTCGGCCCCAAGAGGCAACAAGTCTTCAACGGCCACCCCAGTCCTGCTGTCATGTCAGACTGTGGGCTACAGGGCCAAGCCATGGGGAGGTTCCTGGAGCTATATGGGGATGATGATGACTGGTGTTCCACatgctcttcttcctcctctgatTCTGAGGAAGAAGGCTTTTTCCTGGGTCAGCCCATCCCTCAACCCAGGCCCCATAGACACTACTACACTGATGACTTGCCCAGCCCTATGGCAGGCATGTCCTCCCCTCCTTATGGCCTACGGACTAAgtccaaaaagaagaaagggcacaAGGGGAAAAACTGTATAATTTCATAG